A stretch of the Actinotalea sp. JY-7876 genome encodes the following:
- a CDS encoding neutral zinc metallopeptidase — MTFSEGGRFEGGRVGTRRRRGGAVAGGGIGLGIVAFLIFQFTGVDVGPALEGIQGGGEERGTVEECSAEEANTSRECRLSATVQSLDAHWAQSLPAGATFVEPDVWAFEQATSTQCGNATASTGPFYCPPEQAIYLDLGFYDLLESQFGATGGPLAEMYVTAHEYGHHIQALTGVMDSADRQGTGATSDSVRVELQADCYSGVWAGQASSQVDPDTGTVFLEPISPEQLAQALSAAEAVGDDHIQQQSGGDVNPHTWTHGSAEQRQRWFMTGYESLDPATCDTFAATDL; from the coding sequence ATGACGTTCAGCGAGGGTGGCCGGTTCGAGGGCGGCCGCGTCGGCACCCGGCGGCGTCGCGGCGGCGCCGTCGCGGGCGGCGGCATCGGCCTCGGCATCGTCGCGTTCCTCATCTTCCAGTTCACCGGCGTCGACGTCGGCCCCGCGCTCGAGGGCATCCAGGGCGGCGGCGAGGAGCGCGGCACCGTCGAGGAGTGCTCCGCCGAGGAGGCCAACACCTCGCGCGAGTGCCGGCTCTCGGCGACCGTGCAGTCCCTGGACGCCCACTGGGCGCAGTCCCTGCCCGCCGGAGCGACCTTCGTGGAGCCCGACGTGTGGGCGTTCGAGCAGGCGACGTCGACCCAGTGCGGCAACGCGACCGCGTCAACCGGGCCGTTCTACTGCCCGCCGGAGCAGGCGATCTACCTCGACCTCGGCTTCTACGACCTGCTGGAGAGCCAGTTCGGCGCGACCGGCGGACCGCTCGCGGAGATGTACGTCACCGCGCACGAGTACGGCCACCACATCCAGGCCCTCACGGGCGTGATGGACAGCGCCGACCGCCAGGGGACCGGGGCGACGTCCGACTCGGTGCGCGTCGAGCTCCAGGCCGACTGCTACTCGGGCGTGTGGGCCGGTCAGGCGTCCTCCCAGGTCGACCCGGACACCGGCACGGTGTTCCTCGAGCCGATCAGCCCCGAGCAGCTGGCCCAGGCCCTGTCGGCGGCGGAGGCCGTGGGCGACGACCACATCCAGCAGCAGTCCGGCGGCGACGTGAACCCCCACACGTGGACGCACGGCTCGGCCGAGCAGCGCCAGCGCTGGTTCATGACGGGGTACGAGTCCCTCGACCCGGCGACCTGCGACACGTTCGCCGCGACGGACCTCTGA
- the fabG gene encoding 3-oxoacyl-ACP reductase FabG: MQTTPRSVLVTGANRGIGRAIAERFVASGDRVATIYRTGDLPQGVLGVVGDMTDTASIDAAFTEVEAAHGPVEVLVANAGVTRDQLLLRMTDEDFEQVLDVNLTGTFRCVRRASKGMIRLRRGRIVLISSVVGLYGGAGQVNYAASKAGLVGMARSITRELGARGITANVVAPGFVETAMTAALPPERQEAYRAAIPAGRFADPDEVAGVVHFLASSDAAYVSGAVVPVDGGLGMGH, translated from the coding sequence GTGCAGACCACGCCTCGCAGCGTGCTCGTGACCGGCGCCAACCGCGGCATCGGACGCGCCATCGCGGAGCGGTTCGTCGCCTCGGGGGACCGGGTCGCGACCATCTACCGCACGGGTGACCTGCCGCAGGGCGTGCTCGGCGTGGTCGGAGACATGACGGACACCGCCTCGATCGACGCCGCCTTCACCGAGGTCGAGGCCGCGCACGGGCCCGTCGAGGTGCTCGTCGCCAACGCCGGCGTGACGCGGGACCAGCTGCTGCTGCGCATGACCGACGAGGACTTCGAGCAGGTGCTCGACGTCAACCTGACGGGGACGTTCCGCTGCGTGCGCCGCGCCTCGAAGGGCATGATCCGGCTGCGGCGGGGCCGCATCGTGCTCATCTCCTCGGTGGTCGGGCTCTACGGCGGCGCCGGCCAGGTGAACTACGCGGCCTCCAAGGCCGGGCTCGTCGGCATGGCGCGGTCGATCACGCGCGAGCTCGGCGCGCGCGGCATCACGGCGAACGTCGTCGCGCCGGGGTTCGTCGAGACCGCGATGACCGCGGCGTTGCCGCCGGAGCGCCAGGAGGCCTACCGTGCAGCGATCCCGGCCGGACGCTTCGCGGATCCCGACGAGGTCGCCGGCGTGGTCCACTTCCTCGCGTCGTCCGACGCGGCGTACGTCAGCGGCGCGGTCGTGCCGGTCGACGGCGGCCTCGGCATGGGGCACTGA
- a CDS encoding energy-coupling factor ABC transporter ATP-binding protein — protein MIELVDATVTVWAAGDRDEVVELLAPTTLTLAERRVAVVGANGSGKSTLARLVNGLVLPSAGAVRVDGLDTLRDGAAVRRRVGFTFTDPDAQIVMPTPVEDVALSLRRLDLPADERAERAREVLARYGLGERADVPVHALSGGQKQLLALAAVLATEPAVLVCDEPTTLLDLRWRRAVDALLDSLDLQLLLVTHDLAAARRAERVLVVDEGAVVADGDPDDAVDHYVELMSGVTR, from the coding sequence GTGATCGAGCTGGTCGACGCGACCGTCACGGTGTGGGCGGCCGGTGACCGTGACGAGGTCGTGGAGCTGCTCGCGCCGACGACGCTCACGCTCGCCGAGCGCCGGGTCGCCGTCGTCGGTGCCAACGGCTCGGGCAAGTCCACCCTCGCCCGCCTGGTCAACGGGCTCGTGCTGCCGTCGGCCGGCGCCGTGCGCGTGGACGGGCTCGACACGCTGCGCGACGGCGCCGCGGTCCGGCGCCGCGTCGGCTTCACCTTCACCGACCCCGACGCCCAGATCGTCATGCCCACCCCCGTCGAGGACGTCGCGCTCTCCCTGCGCCGCCTGGACCTGCCCGCCGACGAGCGGGCCGAGCGGGCGCGCGAGGTCCTCGCGCGCTACGGGCTCGGCGAGCGGGCCGACGTCCCCGTGCACGCCCTCTCGGGCGGGCAGAAGCAGCTGCTGGCGCTCGCGGCGGTGCTGGCCACCGAGCCGGCCGTGCTGGTGTGCGACGAGCCGACGACCCTGCTGGACCTGCGCTGGCGGCGCGCCGTCGACGCGCTCCTGGACTCGCTCGACCTGCAGCTGCTCCTGGTCACGCACGACCTGGCCGCGGCGCGGCGTGCCGAGCGCGTGCTCGTGGTCGACGAGGGCGCGGTCGTGGCGGACGGCGACCCCGACGACGCCGTGGACCACTACGTCGAGCTCATGTCCGGGGTGACGCGGTGA
- a CDS encoding DUF3099 domain-containing protein codes for MNRTGLPRRESGRPDRASEPVPRITSAAEPLADDIARRTRRYLIQMSIRVVCFIGAVTVQHWSRWLLLAGAVVLPYIAVLLANAGRERGATVDPYDATRALPPAPTTTALPPTSPRSQDQ; via the coding sequence GTGAACCGCACAGGCCTCCCCCGGCGCGAGTCCGGGCGACCGGACCGGGCCTCCGAGCCCGTCCCGCGGATCACGAGCGCCGCCGAGCCGCTGGCGGACGACATCGCGCGCCGGACCCGCCGCTACCTCATCCAGATGAGCATCCGGGTCGTGTGCTTCATCGGGGCCGTCACCGTCCAGCACTGGAGCCGGTGGCTCCTGCTCGCGGGCGCCGTGGTGCTGCCCTACATCGCGGTCCTGCTCGCGAACGCCGGACGGGAGCGCGGCGCGACGGTGGACCCGTACGACGCGACACGCGCCCTGCCGCCGGCACCCACGACGACCGCATTGCCCCCGACGTCCCCCCGGAGCCAGGACCAGTGA
- the fabI gene encoding enoyl-ACP reductase FabI: MGLLDGKKLLVTGVLMDSSIAFHVARLAQQEGAEVVLTSFGRQLRLTQAIAKRLPHTAPVVELDATSTQDLEALADRVREHVDHLDGVVHSIGFAPQSVMGGNFLAGEWEDVATALHVSAYSLKALTVAAQPLMPRGSAVVGLTFDARYAWPVYDWMGVAKAAFESTARYLARDLGPQGIRVNLVSAGPIRTTAAKSIPGFEAMEGGWPERAPLGWDAHDAEPTARAVAALLSDWFPATTGEIVHVDGGFHAMGL; the protein is encoded by the coding sequence ATGGGTCTGCTCGACGGCAAGAAGCTCCTGGTCACCGGCGTCCTCATGGACAGCTCCATCGCCTTCCACGTCGCGCGGCTCGCGCAGCAGGAGGGTGCCGAGGTCGTCCTGACCTCGTTCGGCCGCCAGCTCCGCCTCACGCAGGCCATCGCCAAGCGCCTGCCCCACACCGCGCCGGTCGTGGAGCTCGACGCGACGTCGACCCAGGACCTGGAGGCGCTGGCCGACCGGGTCCGCGAGCACGTCGACCACCTGGACGGCGTCGTGCACTCCATCGGCTTCGCGCCCCAGTCGGTCATGGGCGGGAACTTCCTCGCGGGCGAGTGGGAGGACGTCGCGACGGCGCTGCACGTCTCCGCGTACTCGCTCAAGGCCCTCACGGTGGCCGCGCAGCCGCTCATGCCGCGCGGCTCCGCCGTCGTGGGGCTGACGTTCGACGCGCGGTACGCGTGGCCCGTGTACGACTGGATGGGTGTGGCGAAGGCGGCCTTCGAGTCCACGGCCCGCTACCTCGCGCGCGACCTCGGGCCGCAGGGCATCCGGGTCAACCTCGTCTCCGCCGGGCCCATCCGGACCACGGCGGCGAAGTCGATCCCCGGCTTCGAGGCCATGGAGGGCGGCTGGCCCGAGCGCGCACCGCTCGGCTGGGACGCGCACGACGCCGAGCCCACCGCCCGCGCCGTCGCGGCGCTGCTCTCGGACTGGTTCCCGGCCACGACCGGGGAGATCGTGCACGTCGACGGCGGCTTCCACGCGATGGGCCTGTGA
- a CDS encoding ABC-F family ATP-binding cassette domain-containing protein, whose product MITAHDVELRIGVRVLLEKASFRIAAGDRVGLVGRNGAGKTTLTRVLAGEGQPTSGQVVRTGDVGYLPQDPRTGDLEVVAMDRILSARGLDDIVRRMRSTEGEMASADDATRDAAMERYSRLEARFTAAGGYAAESEAGRIASNLGLAERILGQPLSTLSGGQRRRVELARILFSGAETLLLDEPTNHLDADSVVWLREYLGSYSGGFLVISHDVDLVRQTVNKVFHLDANRGELDQYNLGWDAYLAQRETDERRRKRERANAEKKATVLLAQADKMRAKATKATAAQNMARRAERLLSGLESERASDKVAKLRFPDPAPCGRTPLTATGLSKTYGSLEVFTDVDLAIDRGSRVVILGLNGAGKTTLLRLLAGVETPDTGEVVPGHGLKLGYYAQEHETLDTELTVVENLRHAAPDLGDTQVRSVLGSFLFSGDDADKPVRVLSGGEKTRLALAALVVSSANVLLLDEPTNNLDPASRAEVLDALRGYAGAVVMVTHDEGAVTALSPERVVLLPDGDEDLWNDSYADLISLA is encoded by the coding sequence GTGATCACCGCACATGACGTCGAGCTGCGCATCGGCGTCCGCGTCCTCCTCGAGAAGGCGTCGTTCCGGATCGCCGCGGGCGACCGCGTCGGCCTCGTCGGCCGCAACGGCGCCGGCAAGACCACGCTGACGCGCGTCCTCGCGGGCGAGGGGCAGCCGACGTCGGGCCAGGTGGTGCGCACGGGCGACGTGGGCTACCTGCCGCAGGACCCGCGCACCGGCGACCTCGAGGTCGTCGCGATGGACCGCATCCTCTCGGCCCGCGGCCTGGACGACATCGTCCGGCGCATGCGCAGCACCGAGGGCGAGATGGCCAGCGCCGACGACGCCACCCGCGATGCGGCGATGGAGCGGTACTCCCGGCTCGAGGCCCGGTTCACCGCGGCCGGGGGGTACGCGGCCGAGAGCGAGGCCGGGCGCATCGCGTCCAACCTCGGGCTCGCCGAGCGCATCCTGGGCCAGCCGCTGAGCACCCTGTCGGGCGGCCAGCGGCGGCGCGTCGAGCTCGCCCGCATCCTGTTCTCGGGCGCCGAGACGCTGCTGCTCGACGAGCCCACCAACCACCTCGACGCCGACTCCGTCGTCTGGCTCCGCGAGTACCTCGGCTCCTACTCCGGCGGGTTCCTCGTCATCAGCCACGACGTCGACCTCGTGCGCCAGACCGTGAACAAGGTGTTCCACCTGGACGCCAACCGCGGCGAGCTGGACCAGTACAACCTCGGCTGGGACGCCTACCTGGCGCAGCGCGAGACGGACGAGCGCCGGCGCAAGCGCGAGCGGGCGAACGCCGAGAAGAAGGCCACGGTCCTGCTCGCGCAGGCGGACAAGATGCGGGCCAAGGCGACCAAGGCGACGGCGGCGCAGAACATGGCGCGCCGGGCCGAGCGGCTCCTGTCCGGCCTGGAGTCCGAGCGCGCGTCGGACAAGGTCGCGAAGCTGCGTTTCCCCGACCCCGCGCCGTGCGGGCGCACCCCGCTCACCGCCACCGGCCTGAGCAAGACCTACGGCTCGCTCGAGGTCTTCACGGACGTCGACCTGGCGATCGACCGCGGCAGCCGCGTCGTCATCCTGGGCCTCAACGGCGCCGGCAAGACCACCCTCCTGCGGCTCCTGGCCGGCGTCGAGACGCCGGACACGGGTGAGGTCGTGCCCGGTCACGGGCTCAAGCTCGGCTACTACGCGCAGGAGCACGAGACGCTGGACACCGAGCTGACGGTGGTCGAGAACCTGCGTCACGCGGCCCCCGACCTGGGCGACACGCAGGTGCGCTCGGTGCTCGGCTCGTTCCTGTTCTCGGGCGACGACGCCGACAAGCCCGTGCGGGTCCTGTCGGGCGGCGAGAAGACGCGCCTCGCGCTCGCGGCCCTGGTGGTGTCGTCGGCGAACGTCCTGCTCCTCGACGAGCCGACCAACAACCTCGACCCGGCGAGCCGCGCGGAGGTGCTCGACGCGCTGCGCGGCTACGCGGGCGCCGTCGTCATGGTCACGCACGACGAGGGCGCTGTGACCGCTTTGTCACCAGAACGGGTGGTGCTCCTGCCGGATGGGGACGAAGATCTATGGAACGACAGCTACGCGGACCTCATCTCGCTCGCGTGA
- a CDS encoding SURF1 family protein, giving the protein MRQVARTLLVALVVAVGCTGAGLWQWGRHEDRSAAIALVQANYDAAPVPLADLLGPGEQLDPADVWRPVRVRGTYLPAPVLLRNRPVDGQAGFHVLVPLVLQDDVLAGSVLVVDRGWVPLGDDSTTAEVPALPGGPVDVVVRLRPGERASARDAPAGQVQAINADQVRDAALGTLSGTGRADAGDWPADATLRAYGAVASEDGARPEGLGALPAPSTDPGSHLSYAFQWWVFALGALGTGVVLAVRVVREGDPDDVDQPDAETPGGTRPAGTSGQGSRRRRPTAEEEEDALLDAQDAGRPADVRSATP; this is encoded by the coding sequence GTGCGACAGGTCGCGCGGACGCTGCTGGTGGCCCTCGTCGTCGCCGTCGGCTGCACGGGCGCCGGGCTGTGGCAGTGGGGTCGCCACGAGGACCGCAGCGCCGCCATCGCGCTCGTGCAGGCGAACTACGACGCCGCACCGGTGCCGCTGGCGGACCTCCTCGGCCCGGGCGAGCAGCTCGACCCAGCCGACGTGTGGCGACCGGTCCGGGTCCGCGGCACCTACCTGCCCGCACCCGTGCTGCTGCGCAACCGCCCCGTCGACGGGCAGGCCGGGTTCCACGTCCTGGTCCCGCTCGTGCTGCAGGACGACGTGCTCGCCGGCTCGGTGCTCGTGGTCGACCGCGGCTGGGTGCCGCTGGGCGACGACAGCACGACGGCGGAGGTCCCCGCCCTGCCCGGCGGCCCGGTCGACGTCGTGGTGCGCCTGCGGCCCGGCGAGCGCGCCTCGGCCCGCGACGCCCCGGCCGGCCAGGTCCAGGCCATCAATGCCGACCAGGTCCGCGACGCCGCCCTGGGCACGCTGTCGGGCACCGGGCGCGCGGACGCGGGCGACTGGCCGGCCGACGCGACGCTGCGCGCGTACGGTGCCGTCGCCTCCGAGGACGGCGCGCGTCCCGAGGGCCTGGGCGCCCTGCCCGCGCCCAGCACCGACCCGGGCTCGCACCTGTCCTACGCGTTCCAGTGGTGGGTCTTCGCGCTGGGCGCGCTCGGGACCGGCGTGGTGCTGGCGGTGCGCGTCGTCCGGGAGGGCGATCCGGACGACGTCGACCAGCCCGACGCCGAGACCCCTGGCGGGACGCGCCCCGCCGGCACGTCCGGCCAGGGCTCGCGCCGTCGTCGTCCCACCGCCGAGGAGGAGGAGGATGCCCTCCTCGACGCGCAGGACGCGGGGCGTCCCGCCGACGTCAGGAGCGCGACTCCTTGA
- the serB gene encoding phosphoserine phosphatase SerB, whose product MAPAADVRVVVMDVDSTLITGEVIELLAAHAGAREEVAAVTERAMRGEIDFATSLHERVATLAGLPVAVLDAVRADMVLTPGAERLVAELHDRGWPVGLVSGGFHELVDPLAARLGIDFVRANRLEIADGRLTGRVVGPVVDREAKARALRELAAAHGVPMERTVAIGDGANDLGMLAAAGLGIAFNAKPVVCAQADVAVLDAPLDAVLEHLPRRPTGA is encoded by the coding sequence GTGGCACCAGCAGCGGACGTACGTGTGGTCGTGATGGACGTCGACTCGACGCTCATCACGGGTGAGGTCATCGAGCTGCTCGCGGCCCACGCCGGGGCGCGCGAGGAGGTCGCCGCCGTCACCGAGCGCGCCATGCGCGGCGAGATCGACTTCGCCACCTCGCTGCACGAGCGGGTCGCGACCCTCGCGGGCCTGCCCGTGGCGGTGCTCGACGCCGTGCGCGCGGACATGGTGCTGACGCCGGGCGCGGAGCGGCTGGTCGCCGAGCTCCACGACCGCGGCTGGCCCGTGGGCCTGGTCTCGGGCGGCTTCCACGAGCTGGTCGACCCCCTCGCGGCGCGCCTGGGCATCGACTTCGTGCGGGCGAACCGGCTCGAGATCGCCGACGGACGCCTCACCGGCCGCGTCGTCGGGCCCGTCGTGGACCGCGAGGCCAAGGCGCGCGCCCTGCGCGAGCTCGCCGCGGCCCACGGCGTCCCGATGGAGCGGACGGTCGCGATCGGCGACGGGGCCAACGACCTCGGGATGCTGGCGGCCGCGGGCCTCGGCATCGCCTTCAACGCCAAGCCGGTCGTGTGCGCGCAGGCCGACGTGGCGGTCCTCGACGCACCGCTCGACGCCGTGCTGGAGCACCTCCCGCGGCGCCCCACGGGCGCCTGA
- a CDS encoding energy-coupling factor transporter transmembrane component T, whose product MSAPPARPADPRHQRLRWAGPLGLHQPGASWLHRAPAGTKLLGLAAVGAAVLVVSGPWPSLALLAGALGVAASARLRLRTTLRQLLPVLVVAVLVGGFQAWRRGPAIAVEVAADLVTVVVVAVVLTATTPADRLLDVLGRAARPLRHVGLRPEVVALAVGLMLRAVPALLETSLEARDAARARGLERDPRAVLVPAAVRAVGRARRTGDALAARGVGE is encoded by the coding sequence GTGAGCGCGCCGCCCGCGCGTCCCGCCGACCCGCGCCACCAGCGCCTGCGGTGGGCCGGTCCGCTCGGCCTGCACCAGCCCGGCGCGTCGTGGCTGCACCGGGCGCCGGCGGGCACGAAGCTGCTCGGCCTCGCGGCCGTCGGTGCGGCGGTGCTCGTGGTCTCCGGGCCATGGCCGAGCCTGGCCCTGCTGGCCGGGGCACTCGGGGTCGCCGCGTCGGCTCGCCTGCGGCTGCGCACGACGCTGCGCCAGCTGCTGCCCGTCCTGGTGGTCGCGGTCCTCGTCGGCGGCTTCCAGGCGTGGCGACGGGGTCCCGCGATCGCGGTCGAGGTGGCCGCCGACCTCGTCACGGTGGTCGTCGTGGCGGTCGTCCTGACCGCGACCACCCCGGCGGACCGGCTGCTCGACGTGCTCGGACGCGCCGCCCGCCCGTTGCGCCACGTGGGGCTCCGCCCGGAGGTCGTCGCGCTCGCCGTCGGGCTCATGCTCCGGGCCGTGCCGGCCCTGCTCGAGACCTCGCTCGAGGCGCGCGACGCCGCCCGCGCCCGCGGGCTCGAACGCGACCCGCGGGCCGTGCTGGTACCCGCCGCCGTGCGCGCCGTCGGACGGGCGCGGCGCACGGGCGACGCGCTCGCCGCGCGCGGCGTCGGCGAGTAG
- a CDS encoding glucose-1-phosphate adenylyltransferase has product MAAPRVLAIVLAGGEGKRLMPLTADRAKPAVPFGGMYRLVDFALSNLVNSHYLQIVVLTQYKSHSLDRHVAKTWRMSPLLGNYVAPVPAQQRVGKHWYLGSADAIFQCLNIITDERPDVVVVVGADHVYRMDFEQMVDAHLASDAEFTVAAIRQPISLADQFGVIETRADDPTKINAFLEKPTDPVGLADSPGEILASMGNYVANADALVEAVTKDAANPTSRHDMGGDIAPYFVERGTAGVYDFIKNDVAGSTDRDRDYWRDVGTLDSYYDANIDLISINPVFNLYNTDWPVFSGYAQLPPAKFVHAGPGRMGHAADSLVSPGVIVSGATVTGSVLSPGVYLHSWASVSDSVVMDGTDVGRHAQVHRAILDKNVVVKERARVGLDAEHDRARGFTVTESGITVVPKGTVVEG; this is encoded by the coding sequence ATGGCAGCGCCGCGCGTCCTCGCAATCGTCCTCGCGGGTGGTGAGGGCAAGCGCCTCATGCCCCTCACCGCGGACCGCGCCAAGCCGGCCGTGCCGTTCGGCGGGATGTACCGCCTGGTCGACTTCGCGCTCTCCAACCTCGTCAACTCGCACTACCTGCAGATCGTCGTGCTGACGCAGTACAAGTCGCACAGCCTCGACCGGCACGTCGCCAAGACCTGGCGCATGTCGCCGCTGCTGGGCAACTACGTCGCGCCCGTGCCGGCGCAGCAGCGCGTCGGCAAGCACTGGTACCTGGGCAGCGCCGACGCGATCTTCCAGTGCCTCAACATCATCACCGACGAGCGGCCCGACGTCGTCGTGGTCGTGGGCGCCGACCACGTGTACCGGATGGACTTCGAGCAGATGGTCGACGCGCACCTCGCGTCGGACGCCGAGTTCACGGTCGCGGCGATCCGGCAGCCGATCTCGCTCGCCGACCAGTTCGGCGTCATCGAGACCCGCGCGGACGACCCGACGAAGATCAACGCCTTCCTGGAGAAGCCGACGGATCCGGTCGGGCTCGCCGACTCCCCCGGTGAGATCCTCGCCTCGATGGGCAACTACGTCGCGAACGCCGACGCCCTGGTCGAGGCCGTCACCAAGGACGCGGCCAACCCGACGTCGCGCCACGACATGGGCGGCGACATCGCGCCGTACTTCGTCGAGCGCGGCACCGCGGGCGTCTACGACTTCATCAAGAACGACGTCGCCGGCTCCACCGACCGCGACCGCGACTACTGGCGCGACGTGGGGACGCTGGACTCCTACTACGACGCCAACATCGACCTGATCTCGATCAACCCGGTGTTCAACCTCTACAACACCGACTGGCCCGTCTTCAGCGGGTACGCGCAGCTGCCGCCCGCGAAGTTCGTCCACGCCGGTCCCGGGCGCATGGGCCACGCGGCCGACTCGCTCGTCTCGCCGGGCGTCATCGTCTCGGGTGCCACGGTCACGGGCTCGGTGCTCTCGCCCGGGGTGTACCTGCACTCGTGGGCGTCGGTGAGCGACTCGGTCGTCATGGACGGCACGGACGTGGGGCGTCACGCCCAGGTGCACCGCGCGATCCTCGACAAGAACGTCGTGGTCAAGGAGCGGGCCCGCGTCGGCCTCGACGCCGAGCACGACCGGGCCCGCGGCTTCACCGTGACGGAGTCGGGCATCACGGTCGTCCCCAAGGGGACCGTCGTCGAGGGCTGA
- a CDS encoding histidine phosphatase family protein, with amino-acid sequence MTSPRPGGRRLVLLRHAKAEAGTVAGDALRPLALAGRAQCVTVGAALAAAGHVPELVLVSSAVRTRQTWDLVRGSLRGSPEPDVVITDDLYDAGVSELVDLLRGVDGRVATVLVVGHEPTMSAAAATLARPGSGSERALASARAGLPTAGFAVLDVADWATLEPASAVLLDAVRPPA; translated from the coding sequence GTGACGTCGCCGCGCCCGGGCGGGCGCCGCCTCGTGCTGCTGCGGCACGCGAAGGCCGAGGCCGGCACCGTGGCCGGCGACGCGCTGCGCCCGCTCGCACTCGCGGGCCGCGCGCAGTGCGTCACGGTCGGCGCCGCGCTGGCCGCGGCGGGGCACGTCCCCGAGCTCGTGCTCGTCTCGTCCGCCGTGCGCACCCGGCAGACGTGGGACCTGGTCCGGGGCTCGCTGCGCGGGTCCCCGGAGCCGGACGTCGTGATCACCGACGACCTGTACGACGCGGGCGTCTCGGAGCTCGTCGACCTGCTGCGCGGCGTCGACGGGCGCGTGGCGACGGTCCTCGTCGTGGGTCACGAGCCGACGATGTCCGCGGCGGCGGCCACGCTCGCACGCCCGGGCAGCGGGTCCGAGCGTGCCTTGGCCTCCGCACGGGCCGGGCTGCCGACGGCGGGCTTCGCGGTGCTCGACGTCGCGGACTGGGCGACCCTCGAGCCGGCCTCCGCGGTGCTCCTCGACGCGGTGCGACCGCCGGCCTAG
- a CDS encoding biotin transporter BioY, which produces MTDPQVWRTMVPTPEAALPDDGRAGAALPLPAARSSAATDVALVATFAAFIAVCALLPAITLPGMAVPITLQTFGVMLAALVLGPVRGALAVLLYLAVGFAGIPVFSEGTGGLATFGKVSLGYLLAFPVAALVAGLLSARALHLRPGLRPLAFFASATAASLLVVHPLGITVMGARLGLSGGEAIAAGATFLPGDVVKNVLAAVVATAVLRAFPDLRARRR; this is translated from the coding sequence GTGACCGACCCGCAGGTCTGGAGGACCATGGTCCCGACGCCCGAGGCCGCCCTGCCCGACGACGGCCGCGCCGGGGCCGCGCTCCCCCTGCCCGCGGCCCGGAGCTCGGCCGCGACCGACGTCGCCCTGGTCGCCACGTTCGCGGCCTTCATCGCGGTCTGCGCGCTGCTGCCCGCCATCACCCTGCCCGGCATGGCCGTGCCGATCACGCTGCAGACGTTCGGCGTGATGCTCGCGGCCCTCGTCCTGGGCCCGGTGCGGGGCGCCCTCGCCGTCCTGCTCTACCTCGCGGTGGGGTTCGCCGGGATCCCGGTCTTCTCGGAGGGCACGGGCGGCCTGGCGACGTTCGGCAAGGTGTCGCTGGGATACCTGCTCGCCTTCCCGGTCGCGGCGCTGGTCGCCGGCCTGCTCTCCGCGCGCGCGCTGCACCTGCGTCCCGGGCTGCGCCCGCTCGCGTTCTTCGCGAGCGCGACCGCCGCGAGCCTGCTGGTCGTGCACCCGCTCGGGATCACCGTCATGGGCGCGCGGCTGGGCCTCTCGGGCGGCGAGGCGATCGCCGCGGGTGCGACCTTCCTCCCGGGCGACGTCGTGAAGAACGTGCTGGCGGCGGTCGTCGCCACGGCCGTGCTGCGGGCGTTCCCGGACCTGCGCGCGCGGCGGCGCTGA
- a CDS encoding helix-turn-helix domain-containing protein codes for MGTKLPKGSRITGEGRQDLAASLVERYNRGESIRSMAEDIGRSYGFVHGVLVEQGVTMRTRGGATRGAAAEARRAALKESRS; via the coding sequence ATGGGTACGAAGCTGCCGAAGGGGTCACGGATCACCGGCGAGGGTCGGCAAGATCTCGCCGCATCGCTCGTCGAGCGCTACAACCGCGGTGAGAGCATCCGTTCGATGGCCGAGGACATCGGCCGCTCGTACGGGTTCGTCCACGGCGTGCTCGTCGAGCAGGGCGTCACCATGCGGACCCGGGGTGGTGCCACGCGCGGTGCTGCCGCCGAGGCGCGCCGCGCTGCCCTCAAGGAGTCGCGCTCCTGA